A window from Malassezia japonica chromosome 1, complete sequence encodes these proteins:
- a CDS encoding uncharacterized protein (EggNog:ENOG503NUIA; TransMembrane:11 (o64-83i92-112o161-187i194-215o235-255i260-279o285-306i315-334o340-357i378-400o420-440i); COG:P) has protein sequence MAEVVVAPGPVSMEDRTISWKKIGTIAACGTALFADGYVNNSIGPVNTILKKLYPKIYPHKQPIVTAIAFVGTVVGMVVFGYYSDAIGRKSGMIVACLIIIVFSALSSGSYFNGETGPMIDMLTAWRFFTGIGVGAEYPTGSVAAAEQSEELPKSFQHAPFILATNLALVMGSVCANMVPFILTLICTENHLRLVWRLSIGLVIVPCLFVLPFRMVVKQPKLYVNGAMKPKKTPYWLVIKFYWFRLTSISVLWFIYDFIVFPIGIFSSLIINTIIGQKAPLWKSFAWSALIVVFGIPGSVIGAFLADKIGPKRTFIVGITLQIITGFIMAGLFSRLHSCIPAFCVVYGLFQSFGQLGPGDNLGLLASKSCASGVKGQFYGIAAAIGKIGAFAGTYAFPVLQSHYAAPKNGVIIDQRYYTVPFYLFASLDIIVLLMLIFVIKERSADCQIKEEMEFKQYLLDNGVNLSSIGRTDTLASNETIVEDFVEKADPEMAAPPAQEFATQKNETVAPHPY, from the coding sequence ATggccgaggtcgtcgtAGCCCCCGGGCCTGTGTCCATGGAGGACCGCACCATTTCATGGAAGAAGATCGGAACGATCGCCGCATGTGGTACTGCGCTTTTTGCGGATGGCTACGTGAACAACTCGATCGGACCTGTGAACACAATCCTAAAGAAGCTGTACCCCAAGATCTACCCCCACAAGCAGCCTATTGTCACGGCGATCGCCTTTGTCGGCACTGTTGTCGGTATGGTGGTCTTTGGCTACTACTCGGATGCCATCGGCCGCAAGAGCGGTATGATTGTCGCCTGCCTTATTATTATTGTCTTCTCTGCTCTCTCCTCGGGCTCGTACTTCAACGGCGAGACTGGGCCTATGATTGACATGCTCACCGCGTGGCGCTTCTTTACGGGTATCGGTGTCGGTGCCGAGTATCCGACTGGCTCGGTCGCTGCTGCCGAGCAGTCGGAAGAGCTTCCCAAATCGTTTCAACACGCCCCCTTCATTCTTGCTACCAACCTGGCGCTCGTGATGGGCTCCGTGTGCGCCAACATGGTCCCCTTTATCCTTACGCTGATCTGCACGGAAAATCACCTGCGCCTTGTCTGGCGCCTGTCGATTGGTCTGGTCATCGTCCCTTGCCTGTTTGTCCTTCCATTCCGCATGGTCGTCAAGCAGCCGAAGCTGTACGTCAACGGTGCCATGAAGCCGAAAAAGACTCCTTACTGGCTGGTGATCAAGTTCTACTGGTTCCGCCTCACGAGTATCTCTGTCCTGTGGTTCATTTATGACTTTATCGTCTTTCCCATCGGCATCTTTTCTTCGCTCATTATCAACACAATCATTGGTCAGAAGGCACCCTTGTGGAAGTCCTTCGCCTGGAGTGCCCTGATTGTTGTCTTTGGTATTCCCGGTTCCGTCATCGGTGCTTTCCTCGCAGACAAGATTGGTCCTAAGCGCACGTTCATTGTCGGCATCACGCTACAGATTATTACGGGCTTTATCATGGCCGGTCTTTTCTCGAGGCTGCACAGCTGTATCCCGGCCTTTTGCGTCGTCTACGGTCTCTTCCAATCGTTCGGCCAGCTTGGTCCTGGTGATAACCTTGGCCTTCTTGCCTCCAAGTCGTGCGCGTCTGGTGTCAAAGGTCAGTTCTACGGTATTGCCGCGGCGATCGGAAAGATCGGTGCCTTTGCCGGAACGTACGCCTTTCCGGTGCTCCAGTCGCACTATGCTGCGCCCAAGAATGGCGTCATCATCGACCAGCGTTACTACACTGTGCCGTTCTACCTCTTTGCCTCGCTCGATATCATTGTTCTGCTCATGTTGATCTTTGTGATCAAGGAGCGCAGTGCTGATTGCCAGATCAAGGAGGAGATGGAGTTCAAGCAATACCTTCTCGACAACGGTGTCAACCTCTCGAGCATCGGTCGTACCGACACGCTTGCCTCGAACGAGACCATTGTCGAGGACTTTGTCGAGAAAGCCGACCCCGAAATGGCCGCCCCTCCTGCCCAGGAATTCGCTACGCAGAAGAACGAGACCGTTGCGCCCCACCCTTATTAG
- a CDS encoding uncharacterized protein (EggNog:ENOG503NUIA; TransMembrane:11 (o66-85i97-114o120-142i163-188o200-219i240-258o287-310i317-335o341-359i380-399o419-441i); COG:P) translates to MSETVLDAPIIRDVDRKFSWKKFGTIVACGAALFSDGYVNNSVGMVNTILKKLYKPIYTENDFSELVTSIAFAGTVVGMLIFGYLSDVVGRKNGMIMATLIVLVFTALTAGSYYKGDAKGMIQMFIAWRFFTGVGIGAEYPTGSVAAAEKTEEMPKRFQHGPFVFVTNFAIDMGFVTSAFVGVILTWICGEEHNRLIWRLLVGLGVVPCLIVLPFRLVMEQSKNFQKGAIKYNKIPYGLILKRYWFQLAAISLAWFIYDFISYPFGLYSSVITDTILGDSAPQWQSFGWATLITSFYLPGSFFGACIVDFIGPKKTYMIGLTLQIIVGFIMSGLYSKLSSHIAAFCVVYGLFLSFGEMGPGDNLGLLASKSCATCVKGQFYGIAAAIGKVGAFGGTYAFQKLQSHWEDAEGNSTDNLWYTAPFYLGSGLACLALLIITFCITEREPNCQAKEDEDFREYLAQNGFDLSLMGTDDVLATDELANEYDYDEKLPKEDSADYQHDEFVPAAEHAVDAHEGYAPPTYPNQQHVY, encoded by the coding sequence ATGTCGGAGACCGTACTCGATGCTCCCATCATCCGGGATGTTGACCGCAAGTTTTCCTGGAAGAAGTTTGGTACCATTGTCGCTTGTGGTGCCGCTCTGTTCTCGGACGGCTACGTGAACAACTCGGTCGGTATGGTGAACACCATCCTCAAAAAGCTCTACAAGCCGATCTACACGGAGAATGATTTCTCTGAGCTTGTTACTTCTATTGCCTTTGCTGGTACCGTCGTCGGTATGCTTATCTTCGGCTACCTTTCCGATGTTGTTGGCCGCAAGAACGGTATGATCATGGCGACGTTGATTGTCCTAGTATTCACTGCCCTAACTGCTGGCTCTTACTACAAGGGTGATGCGAAGGGCATGATCCAAATGTTTATTGCTTGGCGTTTCTTCACCGGTGTCGGTATCGGTGCAGAGTACCCCACCGGCTCGGTCGCCGCTGCAGAGAAGACCGAGGAGATGCCCAAGCGTTTCCAGCACGGTCCTTTCGTCTTCGTTACCAACTTTGCTATCGACATGGGCTTTGTGACGTCGGCATTTGTCGGTGTTATCCTTACTTGGATCTGCGGCGAGGAACACAACCGTCTTATCTGGCGTCTGCTGGTCGGCCTTGGTGTTGTGCCGTGTCTTATTGTGCTGCCCTTCCGCCTTGTCATGGAGCAGTCCAAGAACTTCCAAAAGGGTGCCATCAAATACAACAAGATCCCCTACGGCCTCATCCTCAAGCGCTACTGGTTCCAACTTGCGGCCATCTCGCTCGCCTGGTTCATCTATGACTTCATCAGCTACCCCTTCGGCCTCTATTCCTCGGTGATCACCGACACTATCTTGGGTGACAGTGCCCCGCAATGGCAGTCCTTTGGTTGGGCTACTCTCATTACCAGCTTCTATCTTCCCGGATCTTTCTTCGGCGCTTGCATTGTCGACTTTATTGGCCCCAAGAAGACCTACATGATCGGCCTGACGCTGCAGATCATCGTCGGCTTTATTATGTCGGGCCTCTACTCGAAACTTAGCAGCCACATTGCCGCCTTCTGTGTGGTTTATGGTCTTTTCCTGTCTTTCGGTGAGATGGGCCCTGGTGACAACCTGGGTCTGCTTGCCTCCAAGTCGTGTGCGACATGTGTCAAGGGCCAGTTCTACGGTATCGCGGCGGCTATCGGCAAGGTCGGTGCTTTCGGTGGAACCTATGCGTTCCAGAAGCTCCAATCTCACTGGGAGGATGCTGAGGGCAATTCCACCGACAATCTGTGGTACACCGCGCCTTTCTACCTGGGTTCGGGGCTTGCTTGCTTGGCACTTTTGATCATTACTTTCTGCATcacggagcgcgagccgaaCTGTCAGGCCAAGGAGGACGAAGACTTCCGCGAGTACCTCGCCCAGAACGGCTTCGACCTTTCGCTCATGGGCACCGACGATGTGCTCGCCACCGACGAGCTTGCGAACGAGTACGACTATGACGAGAAGCTCCCCAAGGAGGATTCCGCCGACTACCAGCACGACGAGTTTGtccccgccgccgagcacgccgtggATGCGCACGAAGGCTATGCTCCCCCCACCTACCCCAACCAGCAGCACGTCTACTAA
- a CDS encoding Delta(24(24(1)))-sterol reductase (COG:O; EggNog:ENOG503Q3K4) — protein MVSSGQSAPVSDAQGRGGQGNRQGKKKGQSLNHLLSFTLPPRAPPPSAPRRARRVDARPFNRERYVNAQYRFVMKPTYDCTMHFANPDAPLPWQDIVQVVMSSTSDLAVTAAQSDATCPICLSPPSAPRITRCGHVYCYACILHYLTVAEEGTRPKGISTHRHCKRCPICWDDVHAKDLKAVHWLDARRNAAQFTHAYLAEKGTEGGEEPGVTTLRLVERPQSTTLALPRSAAWPRAAQPEGVYCFQPDALEFARIVIATPEFLAASLERDIGEIEKEVVVLQQYTPDELSVEFLHVAKQNLAEQVARVHAQLEGRALHRIQVARNAVAHAHDTQDAHEPPGSYFFYQAASGQNIFIHPLDVKVLLAHFGAYAHFPDTLRVVVQHAEEGTMDETLRRKCKYIAHLPMSSDVTFLEVDWAQTSARFADTQGAIEWKPFEGMLKQRWNRHKEKDARENRARAKAEKGAQRSQPPPEPSEFAYMPDATLSFRDSAMIGAEMHFPTHPGVEEDALGQSVPFPSIASTPKSHSAQKTVWGTPAAPSTAADPALPDTRVMDDAWNALEHANDAPQTEQQPAPSARSQKRKPKLILTGGGRGMG, from the exons ATGGTGAGCTCGGGCCAGAGCGCGCCCGTCTCGGACGCCCAAGGGCGCGGGGGACAGGGGAATCGGCAGGGGAAGAAGAAGGGACAGAGTCTGAACCAT CTTCTTTCGTTTACCCTGCCGCcacgggcgccgccgcccagcgcgccgcgccgcgcacggcgcgtcgatgcACGGCCGTTTAACCGCGAGC GCTATGTCAATGCACAGTACCGCTTCGTGATGAAGCCGACGTACGATTGCACGATGCACTTTGCCAACCCCGATGCGCCACTCCCTTGGCAGGACATTGTGCAGGTCGTGATGAGCTCCACGTCCGACCTCGCTGTGACCGCAGCGcagagcgacgcgacgtGTCCGATCTGCctctcgccgccgagtgCGCCACGCATCACGCGGTGCGGGCATGTGTACTGCTACGCATGCATCCTGCACTACTTGACGGTCGCCGAAGAGGGCACGCGGCCCAAAGGCATCTCGACGCACCGCCACTGCAAGCGGTGCCCGATCTGCTGggacgacgtgcacgcAAAAGACCTCAAGGCCGTGCACTGGCTCGACGCCCGCCGCAACGCGGCGCAGTTTACGCATGCGTACCTCGCGGAAAAAGGAACAGAGGGCGGGGAGGAGCCGGGCGtcacgacgctgcgcctcgtcgagcgcccgcagagcacgacgctcgcgcttccgcgctcggcggcgtggccgcgcgctgcgcagccaGAGGGCGTGTACTGCTTCCagcccgacgcgctcgaaTTCGCACGCATCGTCATTGCCACCCCCGAGTTtctcgccgcgtcgctcgagcgcgacatTGGCGAGATCGAGAAAGAGGTCGTGGTGCTCCAGCAGTACAcgcccgacgagctcaGCGTCGAGTTTCTGCACGTCGCGAAGCAaaacctcgccgagcaggtggCGCGCGTCCACGCCCAGCTCGAagggcgcgcgctgcatcgTATCCAGGTGGCACGCaacgccgtcgcgcacgcacacGACACGCAGGACGCGCACGAGCCGCCGGGATCGTACTTTTTCTACCAGGCGGCCTCGGGACAAAACATTTTCATTCATCCGCTCGACGTCAAGGTGCTCCTGGCGCACTTTGGGGCTTACGCTCACTTTCCCGACACGCTGCGTGTTGTCGTCCAGCATGCAGAGGAGGGGACGATggacgagacgctgcgccgcaagtGCAAGTACATTGCGCACCTTCCCATGTCCTCGGACGTGACCTTTCTCGAGGTCGACTGGGCACagacctcggcgcgcttcgccgACACCCAAGGCGCGATCGAGTGGAAGCCGTTCGAGGGCATGCTCAAGCAGCGCTGGAACCGGCACAAGGAAAAAGACGCCCGCGAGAACCGCGCGCGTGCCAAGGCGGAAAAGGGCGCACAGCGCAgccagccgccgccggaaCCGAGCGAATTTGCGTACATGCCGGACGCTACGCTCTCGTTCCGCGATTCGGCCATGATCGGTGCAGAAATGCACTTTCCAACGCACCCaggcgtcgaggaggatgCGCTGGGGCAGTCCGTGCCGTTTCCTAGCATTGCGTCGACCCCCAAGTCGCACTCGGCTCAGAAAACCGTGTGGGggacgccggccgcgccgagcaccgccgcggATCCGGCACTCCCGGATACGCGCGTGATGGACGATGCTTGGAACGCACTCGAGCATGCGAACGACGCGCCACAGACGGAGCAgcagcctgcgccgtcggcacgcagccaGAAACGCAAGCCGAAACTGATCCtcaccggcggcgggcgggGAATGGGGTAG
- the sap61 gene encoding DNA ligase (ATP) (EggNog:ENOG503NU4F; COG:A), which translates to MAETSVFELARRTHEEIEQYEDALVDTLIHPPNSSSKRLNMHWELVSSELLDKIVGQYESLSAMYADRDQERVAEWEALGRQDETDTENGPYAEFYKRLDKVQEYYKRYPENAVALQTTATPSILARGEELMSDFSIMDREFSGEEMGGRFLDLYVQYEMYINLKGVERISYLEYLARLDQMCGVRAGVPMSTKRTEAYHAYVTSLRTYLSSFLHKSRPLEDMDAPETHAAEFFESNWERGTVPGWEDKEEALFGDKSLDKDPSEGIWCDACQRHYAKQTVYDAHLSSTKHKKLEERLRNGELRPQAPKHVDTALEQAKRLAKAKALARDEVIVQALARKLRSVREDTRSNVERKAALTDRERQDEAEALEAETEEALATGGMGYERAIEKAARESDSTEKVHNPLKLPLGWDGKPIPFWMYKLHGLSVEYKCEICSDHIYRGRKVFEKHFQEARHTFGMRALGLPNTVQFRDVTRIQDAFALYEKLKQQQKLEHVDDGDTEEIEDEHGNAYTRKTYELLKRQGLL; encoded by the exons ATGGCGGAGACGTCGGTGTTTGAGCtggcgcgcaggacgcaCGAGGAGATTGAGCAGTacgaggatgcgctcgtggATACGCTGATCCACCCGCCGAACTCTTCGTCGAAGCGGCTGAATATGCACTGGGAGCTCGTCTCGTCCGAGCTCCTGGACAAGATCGTGGGGCAGTACGAGTCGCTGAGCGCCATGTACGCAGACCGCGACCAGGAGCGCGTGGCCGAGTGGGAGGCGCTGGGCCGCCAGGACGAGACGGACACAGAGAATGGGCCGTACGCAGAATTTtacaagcgcctcgacaaggtGCAAGAGTACTACAAACGATACCCCGAGAacgccgtcgcgctgcagacgaCCGCCACGCCGTCGATCCTCGCacgcggcgaggagctcatGTCGGACTTTTCAATCATGGACCGCGAATTTAGCGGCGAGGAGATGGGCGGCCGTTTCCTCGACTTGTACGTTCAGTACGAGATGTACATCAACCTGAaaggcgtcgagcgcatctcCTACCTCGagtacctcgcgcgcctcgaccagatgtgcggcgtgcgcgcgggTGTCCCGATGTCAACCAAGCGCACCGAGGCCTACCACGCGTACGTGACGAGTCTCCGCACCTATCTTTCCTCTTTTCTGCACAAGTCGCGGCCGCTCGAGGATATGGACGCGCCcgagacgcacgccgccgagttCTTTGAATCAAACTGGGAGCGCGGCACGGTGCCGGGCTGGGAGGACAAGGAAGAGGCGCTGTTTGGCGACAAGAGCCTCGACAAGGACCCGTCCGAGGGCATTTGGTGCGACGCGTGCCAGCGGCACTATGCCAAGCAGACCGTGTACGACGCGCACCTCTCGTCCACCAAGCACAagaagctcgaggagcgcctgcggaatggcgagctgcgcccgcaggcgcccaagcacgtcgacacggcgctcgagcaggccaagcgcctcgccaaggccaaggcgctcgcaCGCGACGAGGTGATTGTCCAAGCGCTCGCACGCAAGCTCCGCTCCGTGCGGGAAGATACGCGCTCGaacgtcgagcgcaaggccgcgctcaccgaccgcgagcgccaggacgaggccgaggcgctcgaggccgagaccgaggaggcgctcgcgaccggcgGCATGGGCTACGAGCGCGCGATCGAAAAGGCGGCCCGCGAGTCAGACTCGACGGAAAAGGTGCACAACCCGCTGAAGCTTCCCCTGGGCTGGGACGGCAAGCCGATTCCGTTCTGGATGTACAAGCTGCATGGCCTGAGCGTCGAGTACAAGTGCGAGATCTGCTCGGACCACATCTACCGCGGCCGCAAGGTCTTTGAGAAGCACTTTCAAGAGGCGCGGCACACCTTTGGCATGCGCGCACTCGGCCTCCCCAACACGGTGCAGTTCCGCGACGTGACACGCATCCAGGACGCGTTTGCCT TGTATGAAAAGCTGAAGCAGCAGCAAaagctcgagcacgtcgacgacggAGACACGGAGGAGATCGAAGACGAGCATGGCAAC GCATACACGCGCAAGACAtacgagctgctcaagcgCCAGGGTCTTTTGTAG
- the FAL1 gene encoding RNA helicase (EggNog:ENOG503NWJ1; COG:A) produces the protein MADVHTNLAFESSEEVTVAPTFDSLGLKDDLLRGIYAYNFEKPSAIQQRAILPIIRGRDVIAQAQSGTGKTATFSISMLQTIDTALRDTQALVLSPTRELATQIQSVVLALGDYMNVQCHACIGGTSVGEDIRKLEYGQHIVSGTPGRVFDMIRRRNLRTKNIKMLILDESDELLNMGFKDQIYDIYRYLPPATQVVLLSATLPNDVLEMTTKFMTDPVRILVKRDELTLEGIKQFFVAVEKEEWKFDTLCDLYDTLTITQAVIFCNTRRKVDWLTERMRENNFQISSMHGEMQQKERDAIMNEFRQGSSRVLITTDVWARGIDVQNVSLVINYDLPTNRENYIHRIGRSGRFGRKGVAINFVTVDDVKILRDIEQYYSTQIDEMPMKIDDLM, from the exons ATGGCG GACGTGCACACGAATCTCGCGTTCGAGAGCAGCGAGGAGGTGACGGTCGCCCCCACCTTTGACTCGCTCGGCCTCAAGGACGATCTCTTGCGCGGCATTTATGCATACA ATTTCGAAAAGCCGTCGGCGATCCAGCAGCGTGCGATCCTGCCCATCATTCGCGGCCGTGATGTGattgcgcaggcgcagtcGGGAACGGGTAAGACGGCCACCTTTTCCATCTCGATGCTCCAGACGAtcgacacggcgctgcgcgacacgcaggcgctggtgctGAGCCCGACGCGCGAACTTGCGACGCAGATCCagagcgtcgtgctcgcgctcggcgactaCATGAACGTGCAGTGCCACGCGTgcatcggcggcacgtcggtcggcgaggaTATCCGTAAGCTCGAGTACGGCCAGCACATTGTCTCTGGCACGCCTGGCCGTGTATTCGACATGATTCGGCGCCGCAACCTGCGCACCAAGAACATCAAGATGCTTATTTTggacgagagcgacgagctgctcaacATGGGCTTCAAGGACCAGATTTACGATATCTACCGCTACCTCCCCCCTGCGACGCAGGTCGTGCTGCtctcggcgacgctccCGAACGACGTGCTGGAGATGACGACCAAGTTCATGACGGACCCTGTGCGGATTCTGGtgaagcgcgacgagctcacGCTCGAAGGCATCAAGCAGTTCTTTGTTGCGgtcgagaaggaggagTGGAAGTTTGATACGCTGTGCGATCTGTACGACACGCTGACCATCACGCAGGCCGTGATTTTCTGCaacacgcgccgcaaggtGGACTGGCTGACGGAGCGGATGCGCGAGAACAACTTCCAGATCAGCAGCATGCACGGCGAGATGCAGCAGAAGGAGCGCGATGCGATCATGAACGAGTTCCGGCAGGGCAGCAGCCGCGTCCTGATCACCACCGACGTGTGGGCGCGCGGTATCGATGTGCAGAACGTGTCGCTCGTGATCAACTATGACTTGCCTAC caACCGCGAGAACTACATCCACCGTATCGGCCGCTCAGGCCGCTTCGGCCGCAAGGGTGTCGCGATCAACTTTGTCACGGTCGACGACGTCAAGATCCTGCGGGATATCGAGCAATACTACAG CACGCAAATCGACGAGATGCCGATGAAAATAGACGATCTCATGTAG
- a CDS encoding uncharacterized protein (COG:G; EggNog:ENOG503NXWA; CAZy:GH5; TransMembrane:1 (i338-361o)) has protein sequence MSFSPSHNAPSLPQEFPMDQLRERTQQRDPSFGSESGVFYPMSSPPMDHQTYSGAHPHKPQQHLSPHLPQQHLSQQPVQQQQQQQFQRSPQLGGQAIQPQDSYYSQGNYDFTPERSPNFDSPALVPANLQADHPRWAYSPGQQAVPLRQGPYLDAEPGMDESFHDASSLRGGRTNVYGPDYNDAFANSNSFFFDEGAKTGTPQKGAYPSHTPVDSSLVHGRTESPYEGGMPLSPSNVPAYAKQQNQDSYPSGGTAAARAAAAAAGYTSPHTRNAQMFSAPSQEFGGLNSPPSRGQLNNASTQNLHAAGSPGRGRDAEYQGLDGKPHKSAGWLSGWRKWALLGLLIVIILAVALGAGLGAGLKKHGDAKSNIAKANGNKDNVANPDTTSPKLAALPPWDWTDSNKKVYGVNAGGQFLLERWLFEDWMVQTGGADAWDEYTMSKNLGPQKMKDVLNNHMATWFVEDHMDQFQKLGINMVRVPIGYWPFFDSSKVNEPYVNASQLAYFSATLNWAWRRGMYVLVDLHGLPGSQNGDQSSGRNMSTVAGPEAAQKGNWYEDQNQQYSKQIVNTMLQWMDKHPARSVIAGFTPVNEPQSMGSNKTRLSTLKEFYTFSINAAKKYNMPLVLHHAFVDDPYKYWSDFMEEQDPSMVIFDDHPYPAWYQTPEPEDQDDISQNICKLGTQGKDFPIPTVMGEYSAVTNVNTSQFTTDYLNTQLKVYGWSGGSMFFNFRANTSDNPQAGPPPVIGRKYSLLDMIPQGNQVGQFPTYPKSGSVADFTDGLSSACGTRPKYSWEK, from the coding sequence ATGTCTTTTTCACCGTCGCACAATGCGCCGTCGTTGCCGCAGGAGTTTCCTATGGACCAGCTCCgtgagcgcacgcagcagcgcgatcCCTCGTTCGGCAGCGAGAGCGGCGTTTTTTACCCCATGAGCAGCCCGCCGATGGATCACCAGACGTACTCGGGCGCACACCCGCACAAGCCCCAGCAACACCTGTCGCCGCATCTGCCCCAGCAGCATCTCTCGCAGCAGCCAgtccagcagcagcagcagcagcagttCCAGCGCTCGCCACAGCTGGGCGGCCAGGCCATTCAACCGCAGGACTCGTACTACTCACAGGGAAACTACGACTTCACACCTGAGCGTAGCCCCAACTTTGACAGCCCTGCGCTGGTCCCGGCGAACCTGCAGGCGGACCATCCGCGCTGGGCGTACAGCCCCGGACAGCAGGCCGTTCCCCTGCGCCAGGGCCCGTATCTGGATGCGGAGCCGGGCATGGACGAGTCCTTCCACGATGCCTCGTCCCTCCGTGGCGGGCGCACGAACGTCTACGGGCCCGACTACAACGACGCATTCGCCAACAGCAACTCGTTCTTTTTCGACGAAGGCGCCAAAACGGGCACGCCCCAAAAGGGAGCGTACCCTTCACACACGCCGGTGGATAGCTCGCTGGTCCACGGTCGCACAGAGAGCCCGTACGAAGGCGGCATGCCCTTGTCGCCGTCCAACGTCCCTGCTTATGCGAAGCAGCAGAATCAAGACTCGTACCCGTCCGGCGGTACGGCGGCTGCCCGtgctgcggccgccgccgcgggctACACGTCGCCGCACACGCGGAATGCCCAAATGTTCAGCGCGCCTTCGCAGGAATTTGGCGGACTGAACTCGCCACCGTCGCGGGGCCAGCTGAACAATGCCTCGACTCAGAACCTGCACGCGGCTGGCTCGCCGGGCCgtggccgcgacgcggagtACCAGGGCCTGGATGGCAAGCCACACAAGTCGGCCGGCTGGCTTTCTGGCTGGCGCAAGTGGGCGCTGCTGGGCTTGCTAATCGTGATTATCCTCGCtgttgcgctcggcgcgggtctcggcgcaggcctGAAGAAGCACGGAGATGCCAAGTCCAACATTGCCAAGGCGAATGGCAACAAGGACAACGTCGCGAACCCCGATACGACCTCGCCgaagctcgcggcgctaCCGCCGTGGGACTGGACCGACTCGAACAAGAAGGTGTACGGTGTGAATGCCGGTGGCCAgttcctgctcgagcgctggCTCTTTGAAGACTGGATGGTGCAGACTGGTGGCGCCGATGCGTGGGACGAGTACACCATGTCGAAAAATCTCGGCCCCCAGAAGATGAAGGACGTGCTGAACAACCACATGGCGACGTGGTTCGTCGAGGACCACATGGACCAGTTCCAGAAGCTCGGCATCAACATGGTCCGTGTGCCGATTGGCTACTGGCCCTTTTTTGACTCGAGCAAGGTGAACGAGCCGTACGTCAACGCCTCGCAGCTTGCCTACTTTTCGGCGACACTCAACTGGGCGTGGAGGCGCGGAATGTATGTGCTTGTTGACCTGCACGGTCTGCCGGGCAGCCAAAACGGCGACCAGTCGAGCGGCCGCAACATGTCGACGGTTGCTGGACCTGAAGCCGCGCAGAAAGGCAATTGGTACGAGGACCAGAACCAGCAGTACTCGAAGCAGATCGTCAACACGATGCTCCAGTGGATGGACAAGCACCCTGCGCGCTCAGTGATTGCTGGCTTTACTCCGGTGAACGAGCCGCAGTCGATGGGTTCTAACAAGACGCGACTCTCGACGCTCAAAGAGTTCTACACCTTTAGCATCAACGCCGCGAAGAAGTACAACATGCCTCTTGTTCTTCACCACGCATTTGTCGACGACCCGTACAAATACTGGTCTGACTTTATGGAGGAGCAGGATCCTTCGATGGTCATCTTTGACGACCACCCCTACCCCGCATGGTACCAGACCCCCGAGCCGGAAGACCAGGACGACATTTCGCAAAACATTTGCAAGCTCGGCACCCAAGGCAAGGACTTTCCGATCCCGACAGTGATGGGCGAGTACTCGGCAGTGACCAATGTCAATACTTCTCAGTTCACCACCGACTACCTCAACACACAACTAAAGGTCTACGGCTGGTCCGGCGGCTCGATGTTTTTCAACTTCCGCGCGAATACCTCGGACAACCCTCAAGCTGGCCCGCCGCCAGTAATTGGCAGGAAGTActcgctgctcgacatGATCCCGCAGGGCAATCAGGTCGGCCAGTTCCCTACCTACCCCAAGTCGGGCTCGGTCGCCGACTTTACCGACGGCCTGAGCTCCGCAtgcggcacgcgccccAAGTACTCTTGGGAGAAGTGA